In a single window of the Acinetobacter tibetensis genome:
- a CDS encoding HAD family hydrolase produces the protein MNPKPLIFVDLDDTLFQTNRKSPPTPLHKIATLDQFGEPLSYMLPKQQIFVNWLLASADVIPVTARSVAGLQRVHLPFLHGAVCSHGGTILAADQQVDQEWLAIQHKAAAELDELLDELPALLLDYAKPFGSIRTWTMQENGGKIYTVAKQNDPAPLFLHQMIEQLPAEVLEHCYVHINGNNLAILPKFVSKQKAVEFFINKYDPNRERAILGWGDSLSDAGFLGCCDWFGMPKNSQLDKFLVQNLAQDHQAKGYLGHV, from the coding sequence ATGAATCCTAAGCCGTTAATTTTTGTTGACTTAGATGACACGCTGTTTCAAACAAATCGTAAAAGTCCCCCGACACCGCTACATAAAATTGCCACGCTAGATCAATTTGGTGAGCCGCTGTCTTATATGCTTCCCAAACAGCAAATTTTTGTGAATTGGTTGTTGGCATCTGCTGATGTTATTCCTGTGACTGCACGCTCAGTTGCAGGCTTGCAGCGGGTACATCTTCCTTTTCTGCATGGTGCGGTATGCTCACATGGTGGAACCATTTTAGCGGCAGATCAACAGGTTGATCAGGAATGGCTTGCCATCCAGCACAAGGCGGCGGCTGAATTGGATGAGTTACTGGATGAATTGCCAGCGCTATTGCTCGATTATGCCAAACCATTTGGTTCAATTCGGACGTGGACGATGCAAGAAAATGGTGGGAAAATTTATACCGTTGCCAAGCAAAATGATCCTGCGCCTTTATTTCTGCACCAAATGATTGAACAGTTACCTGCTGAAGTACTTGAACACTGCTATGTCCATATCAATGGCAATAATTTAGCCATTCTTCCCAAGTTTGTGTCTAAACAAAAAGCGGTTGAATTTTTTATCAATAAATATGACCCAAATCGCGAACGTGCCATTTTAGGTTGGGGCGATAGTTTGTCTGATGCAGGCTTTTTAGGCTGCTGTGATTGGTTTGGTATGCCTAAAAATAGTCAGTTGGATAAATTTTTAGTACAAAATCTAGCACAAGATCATCAGGCAAAAGGATATTTAGGACATGTATAA
- a CDS encoding phosphoribosyltransferase domain-containing protein translates to MKHIDLSRGRISVTVNQHHPQWKLDDLLSFAERINPKRAFLFVSKVLGKHIPVAPSAMQKSYQDLAAIIPKDLPYPISVIGMAETAVGLGAGVYRELKQDFGQNAIFLTTTRHPVETLPTLGLFLEEHSHAQDQFILSSHDPLKHQHIIASKTLILIDDEISTGKTFRNLILSLKKSGLQQVERIILVTLVNWAEQHLVTDDLGIPVEVVSLLHGHWQWQPNQQPIDIDMPDVSSTQQQAQKIIAPHDWGREPTFLDCSAWQNIQPPLPHEKILVLGSGEFSWVPFLIAEQLEQQGAEVYYSSTTRSPIKQGHAVESICAFKDNYGLNINNYAYNVKHQQFDRVLLVIETAQDSVDPVLFEQIKNLEIISYES, encoded by the coding sequence ATAAAACATATTGATTTAAGTCGTGGTCGTATTAGTGTGACTGTGAATCAGCATCATCCACAATGGAAATTGGATGATCTGCTCAGTTTTGCAGAAAGAATTAACCCCAAACGTGCATTCTTATTTGTTTCTAAAGTTCTTGGAAAACATATCCCTGTTGCACCATCGGCAATGCAAAAAAGTTATCAAGACCTTGCTGCAATCATTCCTAAAGATTTGCCCTACCCCATTAGCGTGATTGGTATGGCAGAGACCGCAGTGGGTTTAGGGGCAGGCGTTTATCGCGAACTCAAACAAGATTTTGGGCAAAATGCCATTTTTTTAACCACTACGCGACATCCCGTTGAAACCTTACCGACCTTAGGCTTGTTTTTAGAAGAACATAGCCATGCACAAGATCAATTTATTTTATCCAGTCATGATCCGCTTAAGCATCAACATATTATTGCATCGAAAACGCTCATTTTAATTGATGATGAAATTTCAACAGGAAAGACCTTTAGAAATTTAATCTTGAGCCTAAAAAAATCGGGTTTACAACAGGTTGAACGGATTATTTTGGTGACCTTGGTCAATTGGGCGGAACAACATTTAGTCACTGATGACTTAGGGATTCCAGTTGAAGTGGTGTCATTATTACATGGTCATTGGCAGTGGCAGCCGAACCAACAACCTATTGACATTGACATGCCCGATGTCAGCTCAACCCAGCAGCAAGCTCAAAAAATTATTGCTCCTCATGATTGGGGACGCGAACCAACCTTTCTAGATTGTAGCGCTTGGCAAAATATTCAACCGCCTTTGCCTCATGAAAAAATCTTGGTCTTAGGTTCGGGTGAGTTTAGTTGGGTTCCATTTCTAATTGCCGAGCAATTAGAGCAGCAAGGGGCGGAAGTTTATTACAGCTCAACCACGCGCTCTCCCATCAAACAAGGTCATGCCGTTGAAAGTATTTGTGCATTTAAAGACAATTATGGACTGAATATTAATAACTATGCCTATAACGTTAAACATCAACAGTTTGATCGGGTTTTATTGGTCATTGAAACAGCACAAGATAGCGTCGATCCTGTCCTGTTTGAACAAATAAAAAATTTGGAAATTATTAGTTATGAATCCTAA
- a CDS encoding ATP-grasp domain-containing protein produces MKSHYNIWIAESYSCQNDIIQLLKRSNLSAHLTIFCSHSKQRPELKLCADYFFQQPPVEHSADWLLEQCKVHSIQLLFCGKHSQFIEKFREEFARHDIQLVTGATGIAQHENMNNKFLFGEICEALNLPNIPAAKVDHVVGLKQAIDDYQKKYSHICAKPVYGVYGSGFVQLRDEVSYFKQFQLNTQCNTQQFIEAYAQLDQPIEYLIMPFLTGQECSVDIACSHGQILALVTRVKFKFYQQCYIEHPCHAICKILVQHFQCDGLINIQFKQDDLGVWHILEINPRPAGGFAYTQHTGINLIAELMAEKLQLTLQHTDFVPLVQVLPITQSFKMDCTH; encoded by the coding sequence GTGAAATCGCACTATAATATCTGGATTGCTGAAAGTTACTCCTGTCAAAATGACATTATTCAATTATTAAAACGCTCAAATTTATCTGCCCATCTGACGATTTTTTGTTCTCATAGTAAACAACGTCCAGAATTAAAACTCTGCGCAGATTATTTTTTTCAACAACCTCCCGTTGAACACAGTGCAGATTGGCTTTTAGAACAATGTAAAGTGCATTCCATTCAACTGCTGTTTTGTGGAAAACACAGTCAATTTATTGAAAAATTTCGTGAAGAATTTGCTCGGCATGATATTCAACTGGTGACAGGTGCCACTGGCATAGCACAGCATGAAAACATGAACAATAAATTCCTATTCGGAGAAATTTGTGAAGCTTTAAACCTACCAAACATTCCTGCTGCAAAAGTGGATCATGTCGTTGGATTAAAGCAAGCGATTGATGATTATCAAAAAAAATATTCACATATTTGTGCAAAACCTGTGTACGGCGTATATGGTTCTGGTTTTGTTCAACTACGAGATGAAGTTTCATATTTTAAGCAATTTCAACTCAATACGCAGTGTAATACGCAACAATTTATAGAGGCCTATGCTCAATTAGATCAACCTATTGAATATTTGATTATGCCTTTTTTAACAGGACAAGAATGTTCCGTGGATATTGCCTGTAGCCATGGGCAAATTTTAGCCTTAGTGACCCGTGTTAAATTTAAATTTTATCAGCAATGCTATATCGAGCATCCTTGTCATGCAATCTGCAAAATTCTGGTGCAACATTTCCAATGTGATGGATTGATCAATATTCAATTTAAGCAAGACGATCTGGGGGTATGGCATATTTTAGAAATTAACCCGCGTCCCGCAGGTGGTTTTGCCTATACACAACATACTGGAATTAATTTAATTGCAGAACTGATGGCTGAAAAATTGCAATTGACACTGCAACATACTGACTTCGTTCCCCTCGTTCAAGTTTTACCCATTACACAAAGTTTCAAAATGGATTGTACGCATTGA
- a CDS encoding TerD family protein gives MQLVAGGNIALASEIIEILIKTTVPMQIELDLTAYLLAKDTQKVRGDQDMIFYGQPQTPNQSVVLVQSSSNDPYLTQLKINTALLDPDIQKVTLCATLNEPNNFSRISPIQMELLSAHQTIANALIQTQAKTEKALILAEVYKHNDKWKFRFIDQGFNGGLKPLAENFGVVIEETQSNISPTPTPTPTPTPTPTPTPTPTPTPTPTPTPTPIPSKSNLNLSKIKLDKNNSRINLTKKGAGFGKISVNLNWNKSAAKSESFFQKLTRSNSIDLDLGAMVQLKDGSIDLVQPLGNRFGHFDQMPYIKLDADDRTGASINGENLHINGNQWDRIERIVIYTYIYEGAAQWAATDGVVTIHLPDQPEIEVRLTEGNQLTTCAIVELKNINGEIQANREVRYFEGQKTLDQFYGFGFRWTKGSKD, from the coding sequence ATGCAACTTGTTGCTGGTGGGAATATTGCTTTAGCATCTGAAATTATTGAAATACTCATAAAAACAACTGTCCCTATGCAAATAGAACTCGATCTGACTGCATATCTTTTAGCAAAAGACACCCAAAAAGTGCGCGGTGACCAAGATATGATTTTCTATGGACAGCCTCAAACCCCGAATCAGAGTGTTGTTTTAGTTCAATCTAGTTCAAATGATCCCTATTTAACTCAACTTAAAATTAATACCGCATTGCTTGATCCAGACATTCAAAAAGTCACCTTATGTGCAACGCTCAATGAACCGAATAATTTTAGTCGAATATCTCCTATTCAGATGGAACTTTTATCCGCTCATCAAACCATCGCCAATGCATTGATTCAGACTCAGGCTAAAACTGAAAAAGCCCTAATTTTGGCTGAAGTGTATAAGCATAATGATAAATGGAAATTTAGATTTATCGATCAAGGTTTTAATGGGGGCTTAAAACCTTTGGCTGAAAACTTTGGTGTGGTGATTGAGGAGACTCAAAGTAACATTTCACCAACACCAACACCAACACCAACACCAACACCAACACCAACACCAACACCAACACCAACACCAACACCAACACCAACACCAACACCAACACCAATACCATCGAAGTCGAACCTTAACTTGTCAAAAATTAAGTTAGATAAAAATAATTCTAGAATTAATTTAACTAAAAAAGGCGCAGGCTTTGGCAAAATTTCAGTGAATTTAAACTGGAATAAATCTGCAGCTAAATCTGAATCCTTTTTCCAAAAATTAACCCGTTCTAATTCAATTGATTTAGATTTAGGGGCGATGGTACAGCTTAAAGATGGCAGTATTGATTTAGTCCAACCGCTTGGAAACCGATTTGGTCATTTTGACCAAATGCCTTATATCAAATTAGATGCAGATGATCGTACGGGTGCATCTATAAATGGTGAAAATTTACATATTAATGGTAATCAATGGGATCGCATTGAGCGAATTGTCATCTATACCTATATTTATGAAGGTGCAGCGCAGTGGGCAGCAACAGATGGGGTAGTGACCATTCATCTTCCAGATCAACCTGAAATTGAGGTACGTTTAACTGAAGGTAATCAATTAACTACCTGTGCAATTGTAGAATTAAAAAATATAAATGGCGAAATTCAAGCCAATCGAGAAGTCCGTTATTTTGAAGGTCAAAAAACCTTAGATCAGTTTTATGGTTTTGGTTTCCGTTGGACCAAAGGCTCAAAAGATTAA
- a CDS encoding TerD family protein translates to MAISLNKGGNLSLSKTDPSLNQVLIGLGWDARATDGVDFDLDASAFLLAANDKVRAETDFIFYNQTRSPEGSVEHTGDNRTGAGEGDDEAVKIDLAKVPAEVQKIAITVTIHDAASRGQNFGQVQNAFIRVVNDQTNVEIVRFDLNEDYSTETAMIFGELYRHNGEWKFRAVGQGYNGGLSAMCRQYGISI, encoded by the coding sequence ATGGCGATTTCATTAAATAAAGGTGGAAATCTATCTTTAAGCAAAACAGATCCATCACTTAACCAAGTTTTGATTGGCTTAGGTTGGGATGCTCGGGCCACTGATGGCGTAGATTTTGATTTGGATGCTTCGGCATTTTTATTGGCGGCAAACGACAAAGTTCGTGCTGAAACAGATTTCATTTTTTATAACCAAACACGCTCTCCTGAAGGTTCTGTAGAACATACTGGTGATAACCGTACGGGCGCGGGTGAGGGTGATGATGAAGCGGTTAAGATTGATTTAGCGAAAGTTCCCGCTGAAGTGCAAAAAATTGCCATTACTGTCACCATTCATGATGCAGCAAGCCGTGGTCAAAATTTTGGCCAAGTGCAAAATGCGTTTATTCGCGTCGTCAATGATCAAACGAATGTTGAAATTGTACGTTTTGACTTAAATGAAGATTATTCAACAGAAACCGCGATGATTTTTGGCGAGTTATATCGTCATAACGGTGAATGGAAGTTCAGAGCCGTGGGTCAAGGTTATAACGGTGGTTTAAGTGCCATGTGCCGTCAATATGGCATCAGTATTTAA
- a CDS encoding DUF475 domain-containing protein, producing the protein MKHFRFSIIFSIICLAISAYWGFTHGPQAGLMAMFKVLAITAILAVMEVSLSFDNAVVNASVLKHWNQFWRTLFLTVGIIVAVFGMRLIFPLLIVGVTADMSMIEVAKLALNDPTTYSEKLMAHHAEIAAFGGMFLLLVFLNFLFDDEKDEHWFHWLESKLADLGNIQAISVFISLVVLLILASYIPDTSRLVVMMAGVWGIVVYVGVKVIGHLLEGSSNDDESEKSNGATATGTIVKGGIGGFLYLEVLDASFSFDGVIGAFAITSDVVIIMLGLAIGAMFVRSMTIYLVEKGTLDAYVYLEHGAHYAIGALALIMLASGTGLHIPEVITGLVGVAFIVWAVISSISYSKKQQSS; encoded by the coding sequence ATGAAACATTTCCGTTTTTCGATCATCTTTAGCATTATCTGCTTGGCCATTTCGGCATATTGGGGTTTTACTCATGGCCCTCAAGCAGGCTTAATGGCAATGTTCAAAGTCTTGGCTATTACTGCAATTTTAGCGGTCATGGAGGTATCACTCTCCTTTGATAATGCAGTCGTCAATGCCTCTGTACTGAAACATTGGAACCAATTTTGGCGAACCCTATTTTTAACCGTGGGTATTATCGTTGCTGTTTTTGGTATGCGACTCATTTTCCCGTTGCTTATTGTCGGTGTCACCGCCGATATGAGCATGATTGAAGTCGCTAAATTAGCATTAAATGATCCTACAACTTATTCAGAAAAACTGATGGCCCATCATGCTGAAATCGCAGCATTTGGTGGCATGTTCTTATTATTGGTATTTCTGAATTTCTTGTTTGATGATGAAAAAGATGAACATTGGTTTCATTGGCTTGAATCAAAATTAGCAGATTTAGGCAATATTCAAGCGATTTCAGTTTTCATTTCATTGGTTGTGCTACTTATTCTGGCAAGCTACATCCCTGATACATCACGTTTAGTTGTGATGATGGCTGGTGTTTGGGGTATTGTCGTCTATGTGGGGGTGAAAGTTATTGGCCATCTATTAGAAGGCAGTAGCAATGATGATGAATCTGAAAAATCAAATGGTGCCACTGCAACAGGTACGATTGTCAAAGGTGGTATTGGTGGTTTCTTATATTTAGAAGTATTAGATGCCTCTTTTAGTTTCGATGGTGTAATCGGTGCTTTTGCAATTACCAGTGATGTGGTAATTATAATGCTGGGTCTCGCCATCGGTGCGATGTTTGTCCGTTCAATGACCATTTATCTGGTTGAAAAAGGTACGCTTGATGCTTATGTATATTTAGAACATGGTGCGCATTATGCAATTGGTGCACTTGCGTTGATTATGTTGGCGAGCGGTACAGGATTACATATTCCAGAGGTTATTACCGGATTAGTGGGTGTTGCCTTCATTGTTTGGGCTGTCATCTCTTCAATTTCATATAGTAAAAAGCAACAATCTTCATAA
- a CDS encoding TerD family protein yields MAINLSKGGNINLSKTAPTMNKVDLGLGWNPRATDGKAFDLDAVAFLTGEDGKVRLDGEFIFFNQKVSPCGSVTHKGDNRTGDGEGDDETISVDLSKVPQEVAKIVFAVTIHEGQQNGQNFGMVDKAYIRVINQDANAEELARFDLSEDGSTEVAMIFGELYRHNGEWKFKAVGQGFNGGLGVLAASYGVAV; encoded by the coding sequence ATGGCTATTAATTTATCAAAAGGCGGAAATATTAATCTTTCCAAAACTGCTCCGACAATGAATAAAGTCGACTTGGGTTTAGGTTGGAATCCACGCGCAACAGATGGTAAAGCATTCGATCTAGATGCTGTTGCATTCTTAACAGGTGAAGATGGTAAAGTCCGTTTAGATGGTGAATTTATTTTCTTCAATCAAAAAGTTTCACCATGTGGTTCAGTTACCCATAAAGGTGATAACCGTACTGGCGATGGCGAGGGTGATGACGAAACAATTTCTGTAGACCTGTCTAAGGTTCCTCAAGAAGTTGCAAAAATTGTATTTGCTGTGACGATCCACGAAGGACAGCAAAATGGTCAAAACTTCGGTATGGTGGATAAAGCCTATATCCGTGTGATTAACCAAGATGCAAATGCAGAAGAGTTGGCGCGTTTCGACTTGTCTGAAGACGGTAGTACTGAAGTTGCGATGATTTTTGGTGAGTTATATCGTCACAATGGCGAATGGAAATTCAAAGCAGTCGGTCAAGGCTTTAATGGTGGTCTGGGTGTGTTAGCAGCAAGTTACGGTGTTGCAGTTTAA
- a CDS encoding vWA domain-containing protein: MQLVSGQKIALNQVIQNDQKFTLRVQFKAAFDVDISSFGIGQNDQLFHDDYMTFYNQPQTPHCEVQYRQQDNLNLFTFDLSKINATQTPRFVICATVANDQATMQNIQSGRIDLVNQQGEVLANYQLNPSNFSQEKAVMLTEIYFKNDLWRMAAIGQGFNGGLTALVKHFGGEVAENSSPAPAASKIDLKKKVVLDKVEKFAPHLLDITKKSLISLEKNKLLEVKARVALILDYSGSMSHQYKCGDVQKVMDRIIPLAINFDDDGSFECWAFAEKALRLNDVSLNNLNNYIASEQGGYKKWNAGAGYNNEPAVLEEVLHYFSKESPSNLPVYIVFISDGGVSEARKIKKILQEASLQPIFWQFVGIGGRNYGVLEKLDTMEGRVVDNCNFFKIDNIESISESMLYDFLLQEFPIWLTEAKNKNIVRA, from the coding sequence ATGCAATTAGTTTCAGGACAAAAAATAGCGCTCAATCAAGTTATTCAAAATGATCAAAAATTTACTTTACGTGTGCAATTTAAAGCAGCATTTGATGTCGATATATCCAGTTTTGGTATAGGACAAAACGATCAGCTTTTCCATGATGATTATATGACTTTTTATAATCAACCCCAGACGCCTCACTGTGAAGTGCAATATCGTCAGCAAGACAACCTGAATTTATTTACTTTTGATTTAAGTAAAATAAACGCGACACAGACGCCCCGATTTGTCATTTGTGCAACTGTAGCAAATGATCAAGCAACGATGCAAAATATTCAAAGTGGTCGAATTGATCTTGTGAATCAGCAAGGCGAAGTGTTGGCAAATTATCAATTAAATCCATCAAATTTTAGCCAAGAAAAAGCAGTCATGTTGACTGAAATTTACTTTAAAAATGATCTGTGGCGAATGGCTGCTATCGGACAAGGTTTTAATGGTGGATTAACCGCATTAGTGAAACATTTTGGCGGGGAGGTTGCTGAAAATTCTTCTCCTGCCCCTGCAGCGTCTAAAATTGATTTAAAGAAAAAAGTTGTTTTAGATAAGGTGGAAAAATTTGCACCCCATTTGCTTGATATCACTAAAAAATCACTGATTAGTTTAGAAAAAAATAAGTTACTTGAGGTAAAAGCAAGAGTGGCATTGATATTGGATTATTCAGGTTCAATGTCGCATCAATATAAATGTGGTGATGTACAGAAAGTTATGGATCGCATTATACCTTTGGCAATCAATTTTGATGACGATGGCAGCTTTGAGTGCTGGGCATTTGCAGAAAAAGCACTCCGTTTAAATGATGTAAGCCTGAATAATTTGAATAACTATATAGCTTCAGAACAAGGAGGCTATAAAAAATGGAATGCGGGAGCTGGCTATAATAATGAGCCTGCCGTTCTTGAAGAGGTGTTACATTATTTTAGCAAGGAAAGCCCATCCAATTTACCAGTCTATATTGTTTTTATTTCTGATGGTGGTGTTTCTGAAGCTAGAAAAATTAAAAAGATTTTACAAGAGGCATCATTGCAGCCCATATTCTGGCAATTTGTAGGGATTGGTGGCAGAAATTACGGTGTGTTAGAAAAATTAGATACCATGGAGGGGAGAGTGGTAGACAATTGTAATTTCTTTAAAATTGATAATATTGAAAGTATTTCTGAATCAATGTTGTATGACTTTTTACTTCAAGAATTTCCGATATGGTTAACAGAAGCAAAAAATAAAAATATCGTGAGAGCATAG
- a CDS encoding TIGR00266 family protein: MAEFNLVGSPEPFLHVSMQQGEAIYCESDAMVMVEQNLEVGGKLRGGIFQAFMRKFTSGESLFQQQIKAVKGAGECLLSPNLDGDMQILDVGQRQYILSDGSFVAATEHTMIKAKVQSNIGGALFGGTGGFVVMETSGQGKVCISGSGTLLELDITPEQGEVTIDNGHVAAWDASLNYNIGIPSSGSGGFVGNIVNSFTSGEGLVIKFRGHGKVIVCSRNRASYLQWLATALGRGHSNSN, encoded by the coding sequence ATGGCAGAATTTAATCTTGTTGGTAGCCCAGAACCTTTTTTACATGTCAGTATGCAGCAAGGTGAAGCAATCTATTGTGAATCTGATGCGATGGTCATGGTTGAACAAAATCTTGAAGTTGGCGGTAAATTACGTGGCGGAATTTTTCAAGCTTTTATGCGTAAATTTACCTCTGGAGAGTCTTTGTTTCAACAGCAAATTAAAGCCGTGAAAGGTGCAGGAGAGTGTCTTTTATCACCGAATTTGGATGGTGATATGCAGATTCTGGATGTGGGTCAACGACAGTATATTTTATCTGATGGCTCTTTTGTTGCAGCAACCGAACACACCATGATCAAAGCAAAAGTGCAAAGTAATATAGGCGGTGCATTGTTCGGAGGCACGGGCGGTTTTGTGGTCATGGAAACCAGTGGGCAGGGTAAAGTGTGTATTTCTGGCAGTGGAACTTTACTCGAACTGGATATTACACCAGAGCAAGGTGAAGTTACCATCGACAATGGTCATGTTGCGGCTTGGGATGCATCGTTAAATTATAATATTGGCATTCCAAGTTCAGGTAGCGGTGGTTTTGTTGGCAATATCGTCAATAGTTTTACCAGTGGTGAAGGTTTAGTGATTAAGTTCCGTGGACATGGCAAAGTGATTGTGTGCTCACGTAATCGTGCGAGTTATTTACAGTGGTTAGCTACGGCTTTAGGTCGTGGTCATTCAAATTCAAACTGA
- a CDS encoding TerD family protein yields MGISLVKGQKISLEKGDGSSLTKIFLGAGWDVAKKGGLLGMFGGGGDSIDLDASAIVFDENNKALDSIWFGQLQSRDGSIKHSGDNRTGDGAGDDEAIHVDLTQVPSQVKSIVFTISSFRGQTFEKVENAFCRVVDATTNVEIAKYNLSAKGNYTALIIAKVYRHNGAWKMSALGETCNGKTIQDMVPSILPIL; encoded by the coding sequence ATGGGCATTAGCTTAGTAAAAGGTCAAAAAATTTCTTTAGAAAAAGGTGATGGTTCATCTTTAACTAAAATATTTCTTGGTGCAGGTTGGGATGTCGCAAAAAAAGGCGGTTTACTTGGCATGTTTGGCGGTGGTGGTGATTCGATTGATCTTGATGCCTCTGCAATTGTTTTTGATGAAAATAACAAAGCGTTAGATAGCATTTGGTTCGGTCAATTACAGAGTCGTGATGGCAGTATTAAACATTCTGGTGACAATCGTACTGGTGATGGCGCAGGTGATGATGAGGCGATCCATGTGGATCTGACTCAAGTTCCTAGCCAAGTAAAATCAATTGTATTTACAATCAGCAGCTTCCGTGGACAAACTTTCGAAAAAGTTGAAAATGCTTTTTGCCGTGTAGTTGACGCTACAACCAATGTTGAAATTGCAAAATATAATCTTTCAGCAAAAGGTAATTATACAGCGTTAATTATTGCTAAAGTTTATCGTCACAATGGTGCATGGAAAATGTCTGCATTAGGCGAAACCTGTAATGGCAAAACCATTCAGGATATGGTTCCATCCATTTTACCTATTTTATAA
- the def gene encoding peptide deformylase → MSVILPVAQRGEDILKLKAAPVAEAEFNSAWLMQLASAMHATMLERNGVGIAAPQLYISKQVIIVASRPNPRYPDASEMQPVVMINPQILEFSETTCLGEEGCLSVPNQRAQVERAQVIRVLYHTLEGDVMETTFEGFPARIVQHEVDHLNGILFVDRLTA, encoded by the coding sequence ATGAGCGTGATTTTACCCGTTGCCCAACGTGGAGAAGACATCTTAAAATTGAAAGCTGCACCTGTTGCCGAAGCAGAGTTTAATAGTGCATGGCTGATGCAATTGGCTTCAGCCATGCACGCGACCATGCTAGAGCGTAATGGTGTCGGGATAGCCGCACCGCAATTGTATATTTCTAAACAGGTGATTATTGTTGCTTCGCGTCCGAATCCACGTTATCCCGATGCGTCTGAGATGCAGCCTGTGGTCATGATTAATCCGCAAATCTTAGAGTTTTCTGAAACCACGTGTCTAGGTGAAGAAGGTTGTCTAAGTGTGCCCAATCAACGTGCGCAGGTTGAGCGTGCACAAGTCATTAGAGTGCTTTATCACACATTGGAAGGGGATGTCATGGAAACAACTTTTGAAGGATTTCCAGCACGCATCGTGCAACATGAAGTAGATCACCTCAATGGTATTTTATTTGTTGACCGATTAACTGCCTAA
- a CDS encoding AraC family transcriptional regulator, whose amino-acid sequence MSDSLIETEMSELVIGLSSEHTYREITPAHHHSRAQFLYASTGIIQVFTPNHVWLIPPMCALWIPAHIEHSVISLSRVKMNTALVEAHAASVLGQQCFIIRVSKLLHELLIRLNVIEHIPASELLSSDELSRAIQILIFDEIQKANSLPIQIPWPQDKRLLNICQTLLHEPQYPKDLSTWADEIGTSTRTLMRMFQKETGLSYRAWLQRMHIAQALSKIASGESVAQISRALGYSNPSAFSAMFKRHFGQTPQQFKYTDE is encoded by the coding sequence ATATCAGATTCTCTGATTGAAACAGAAATGTCTGAATTGGTGATTGGACTTTCCTCTGAGCATACTTACCGCGAAATTACTCCTGCCCATCACCATTCACGGGCACAGTTCCTGTATGCCTCGACTGGGATTATTCAGGTGTTTACACCGAATCATGTTTGGTTGATTCCGCCCATGTGTGCGCTATGGATTCCTGCACATATTGAACATAGTGTAATTTCTTTAAGTCGGGTCAAAATGAATACTGCACTGGTCGAAGCTCACGCAGCATCAGTATTGGGTCAACAGTGTTTTATTATTCGGGTCAGCAAGTTATTGCATGAACTCCTCATTCGTTTAAATGTGATTGAACATATTCCCGCATCCGAATTACTGAGTTCGGATGAGCTTTCTCGTGCAATACAAATTTTGATTTTTGATGAAATTCAGAAAGCCAATTCTTTACCCATTCAGATCCCTTGGCCCCAAGACAAACGGCTGTTAAACATCTGTCAAACGCTCTTACATGAACCACAATATCCTAAAGACTTAAGCACATGGGCAGATGAAATTGGCACCAGTACCAGAACACTGATGCGGATGTTCCAAAAGGAAACTGGGCTGTCCTATCGGGCGTGGCTGCAACGAATGCATATTGCGCAGGCCTTAAGTAAAATCGCCAGTGGCGAATCTGTTGCACAAATTTCTAGGGCACTGGGATACAGCAATCCAAGCGCATTTAGTGCCATGTTTAAACGACATTTCGGGCAAACACCGCAGCAATTTAAATATACAGATGAATGA